A portion of the Mytilus galloprovincialis chromosome 12, xbMytGall1.hap1.1, whole genome shotgun sequence genome contains these proteins:
- the LOC143054621 gene encoding two pore potassium channel protein sup-9-like has translation MEMKRQNVRTLSLVVCTFTYLLIGAAVFDALESEYEVENRRKLKNETQAIIDKFNITPEHFEKIRYNVIKSRPYQAGTQWKFPGALYFSLVVVALIGYGHSTPKTVWGKLFCMTYALVGIPLCMIMFQNVGERLNTFVTYLLKQIKKCFRMKNTEVSQTDLIFITTNLSTVIITAGALMFSHFEGWRYINSLYYCFITLTTIGFGDYVALQKNNMLQEKPHYVALSVIFILFGLAVISASMNLLVLRFLTLNAEDERRDELQAAAAAQNAVHLEGDVITGNSTVVGNAQEQPEFQEVVSVCSCSCYKWRSPRDKIYNSTVNSNHVSSFVPNSSFAKEDTNSETDSFLVWQRSKRASL, from the exons aTGGAGATGAAAAGACAGAATGTCCGGACTCTTTCTTTGGTCGTATGTACATTTACATACCTCTTAATTGGTGCTGCGGTTTTCGATGCATTAGAATCAGAATACGAAGTTGAGAATAGACGAAAATTAAAAAACGAAACCCAAGCGATCATCGATAAATTCAACATTACACCAGAACACTTTGAGAAAATAAGATATAATGTTATAAAATCCAGACCGTACCAGGCAGGTACACAATGGAAGTTTCCGGGTGCACTTTATTTTTCTCTAGTTGTAGTTGCTTTAATAG gtTACGGTCATAGCACACCTAAAACAGTATGGGGAAAGTTATTTTGTATGACGTATGCATTGGTGGGTATTCCATTGTGTATGATAATGTTTCAGAACGTTGGCGAACGGTTAAATACATTCGTAACATACTTACTTAAACAAATTAAGAAATGCTTCCGAATGAAAAACACCGAAGTGTCACAAACAGACTTAATATTTATTACTACGAATTTATCAACTGTCATTATAACTGCAGGTGCCCTTATGTTTTCGCATTTTGAAGGATGGCGATACATTAATTCATTATATTACTGTTTTATAACATTGACTACAATAGGGTTTGGTGATTATGTGGCACTCCAAAAGAATAATATGTTACAAGAAAAACCGCATTACGTCGCTCTGAgtgttatattcattttatttggCTTAGCCGTAATTTCAGCTTCAATGAATCTTTTGGTGTTGCGGTTTTTAACATTAAATGCAGAAGATGAACGAAGGGACGAACTTCAGGCCGCTGCCGCGGCACAAAACGCAGTTCATTTAGAGGGTGACGTCATTACTGGTAATTCTACAGTCGTTGGAAATGCGCAAGAGCAGCCAGAATTTCAGGAAGTTGTTTCAGTGTGTTCATGTTCCTGTTACAAATGGCGGTCACCACGTGACAAAATATACAATTCGACAGTGAACTCTAATCATGTTTCTTCTTTTGTTCCAAACAGTTCTTTTGCCAAGGAAGATACCAATTCAGAAACGGATTCGTTTTTAGTTTGGCAGCGAAGTAAGAGAGCTTCGTTATAA
- the LOC143053491 gene encoding uncharacterized protein LOC143053491, translating to MALVIEPDPEIFTSISLTQKTLKAYPVYQIRRENIEELNFVTQKPKILLLKHGNQLSSNILQCLLGHATDKGYQNLTIEPVEILNQWTCPFAIVVLLSASGGHGSCRLNRYDFDVLEDVKENFKDFNDITFVIKDSRHSVKYNSEDLNRLSEEIQFALYGTYHPNNIYSNTFLCNDNQVSVRIGLRMHRSIQGNLLKIQKYSQNRVNDINYQYIMFKKAKSKITKSLNEIILNDFKCYPLALTQRQRYIERFSNRILHFLRMGQGQQFNLLFTAAEVKRLTKNHLGSIVDARHKHGGNGVNTKQTKLKTKHRQLIVYSASSTRSFKSTYTIHLSKFEAEKVAKMIYTDLNSKAQEYQEKIRMFTSHLEDECANRRLHGLYIHELKIVAYRHEKVSGFGYIDGTVRVYITGSNEEDKKDVLTFFKKYVDTTKYDLKIDFRKKREITYFAKLENGSRINKLKTAGKGPKGYGTLGMFLEDNNGTYFFTTCAHVIEKDAVAYFPDDNTKIGENVFVCHPNSHNNIKLAPKMDFSLIRVCPDFDLECKLGLKSIHGNFIKGAIFRGDISEIFGRRLYKWGATEPNLQTGKCTGIEEDEFIHLQISTDKFAKPGDSGAIICAGRDDETALAAFVLVGEEMTERKDKKTTYVVYKVADALDIVAQMTKSMKPCLCTKTLRVVSAPNLGLANKDVASSSKSTN from the exons ATGGCATTAGTAATTGAACCTGACCCCGAAATATTCACATCGATTTCGTTGACACAAAAGACACTTAAAGCCTATCCAGTATATCAAATTCGCAGAGAAAACATAGAAGAACTTAATTTTGTCACACAAAAACCAAAGATCTTACTGTTAAAGCACGGAAACCAATTATCATCTAATATATTACAATGTCTATTAGGACATGCCACTGACAAAGGATATCAAAACTTGACGATTGAACCCGTTGAAATTCTAAATCAATGGACATGTCCGTTTGCCATTGTAGTTTTGCTGAGCGCATCTGGAGGGCATGGATCATGTCGTCTGAATAGATAT gaTTTTGATGTTTTAGAGGATGTGAAAGAGAACTTCAAAGATTTCAATGATATAACATTTGTAATTAAAGATTCTAGGCATTCGGTAAAATATAACTCTGAAGATCTGAATCGCCTTAGCGAGGAGATTCAATTCGCATTATATGGAACCTATCACCCAAATAACATTTATTCCAATACATTTCTCTGCAACGACAATCAAGTTTCTGTTCGAATAGGTCTTCGTATGCATAGAAGCATTCAAGGGAATCTATTGAAAATACAAAAGTATTCACAAAATCGTGTTAATGACATTAACTACCAGTATATAATGTTCAAAAAagctaaaagtaaaatcacaaaatccCTGAATGAAATTATTCTGAACGATTTCAAATGTTATCCACTTGCCTTGACGCAGAGACAGAGATACATTGAGCGGTTCAGTAATAGAATATTACATTTCCTTAGAATGGGACAGGGGCAACAATTCAATCTATTATTCACAGCTGCTGAAGTCAAAAGACTTACTAAAAATCACCTAGGTTCTATTGTTGACGCAAGGCATAAGCATGGGGGAAATGGTGTCAATACAAAACAAACTAAACTTAAAACAAAACACAGACAATTAATTGTCTATTCAGCAAGTTCTACTAGATCCTTCAAATCGACTTACACAATACATCTCTCAAAATTTGAAGCTGAAAAGGTTGCAAAAATGATTTATACAGATCTAAATAGCAAAGCACAAGAATACCAAGAGAAGATTAGAATGTTTACTAGTCATTTAGAAGACGAATGTGCAAACAGAAGACTACATGGTTTATATATTCATGAACTGAAGATTGTGGCCTACAG GCATGAAAAGGTCTCTGGATTTGGCTATATTGATGGCACTGTTCGTGTTTATATAACGGGTTCTAACGAAGAAGATAAAAAGGATGTGCTTACATTCTTTAAAAAGTATGTTGACACTACAAAATATGACTTAAAAATAGATTTTCGTAAAAAGCGTGAAATAACATATTTTGCGAAACTAGAGAATGGAAGTagaataaacaaattgaaaacagcaGGAAAAGGTCCAAAGGGATACGGAACGCTTGGTATGTTTCTTGAAGACAACAATGGAACGTACTTCTTTACAACTTGCGCTCATGTAATTGAGAAAGATGCCGTTGCATACTTCCCAGATGATAACACTAAAATTGGCGAAAATGTATTTGTTTGCCACCCAAATTCACACAATAATATAAAACTAGCCCCTAAAATGGACTTCTCGCTGATACGAGTATGTCCTGATTTTGATTTAGAATGCAAACTAGGGTTAAAAAGCATCCATGGGAATTTTATCAAAGGAGCCATTTTCAGAGGTGACATTTCAGAAATATTTGGACGAAGACTGTACAAATGGGGCGCAACCGAACCCAATTTACAAACAGGAAAATGCACAGGTATAGAAGAAGACGAATTCATTCATTTACAAATATCTACAGACAAATTTGCAAAGCCCGGCGATAGCGGTGCAATAATTTGTGCAGGCAGGGATGATGAGACTGCTTTAGCAGCTTTTGTTTTAGTAGGAGAGGAGATGACTGAACGAAAAGATAAAAAGACAACATACGTAGTCTATAAAGTTGCTGATGCCCTTGATATAGTTGCACAGATGACAAAGTCAATGAAACCATGCTTATGCACAAAGACTTTAAGAGTTGTTTCGGCTCCTAATCTAGGCTTAGCTAATAAAGATGTAGCAAGTAGTTCAAAGTCAACAAATTGA